Proteins from one Listeria innocua genomic window:
- the ppaX gene encoding pyrophosphatase PpaX, producing MTGKITTLLFDLDGTLINTNELIIKTFQATLQEFLPDRVFTREDILPFIGPSLMETFREINPAHAEEMRVFYREYNLKHHDDLILEYDGVYEAIRALYEEDYKLGIVSTKMYDTIMRGLKVTGLDKFFQVVIGLDQVSNAKPDPEGIEMALSLLNATKEEAIMIGDNYHDIEAGKNAETLTAGVAWAIKGPEHLAQFQPDFMLEKMSDLLAIVRDEE from the coding sequence ATGACTGGGAAAATTACTACATTGTTATTTGACTTAGATGGGACACTGATAAATACGAATGAGTTGATTATTAAAACTTTCCAAGCAACATTACAAGAATTCTTACCTGACCGCGTTTTTACAAGAGAAGATATTTTACCGTTTATCGGTCCTTCACTAATGGAAACGTTTCGGGAAATAAATCCAGCACATGCGGAAGAAATGCGTGTGTTTTACCGGGAATATAACTTGAAACATCATGATGATTTAATTTTAGAGTATGATGGAGTGTATGAAGCGATTCGAGCTTTGTATGAAGAAGATTATAAACTAGGAATTGTATCGACGAAAATGTACGATACGATTATGCGAGGTCTTAAAGTGACTGGCTTGGATAAATTTTTCCAAGTGGTGATTGGGTTAGATCAAGTATCTAATGCGAAACCAGATCCAGAAGGTATTGAGATGGCTCTTTCTCTGCTAAATGCAACGAAGGAAGAAGCCATTATGATTGGTGATAATTATCATGACATTGAAGCTGGGAAAAATGCGGAAACGTTAACTGCTGGAGTAGCATGGGCGATTAAAGGTCCAGAACATTTGGCGCAGTTCCAACCAGACTTTATGTTAGAAAAAATGAGTGACCTGCTTGCTATTGTAAGGGACGAGGAATAA
- the lgt gene encoding prolipoprotein diacylglyceryl transferase yields MGNGVQPLDPVAIQIGSISVKWYGVIIASAVVIALLLALSEANKRKMDKEIIVDLLIWAIPISIISARIYYVIFEWDFYKNNLGEIVKIWHGGIAIYGALIGAVLTAVIFSRIKKISFWKLADVVAPSLIIAQAIGRWGNFMNQEAHGAETTRAFLEGLHLPEFIINQMYIDGAYYQPTFLYESLWNVLGFIVLLIIRRTKIRSGELFLSYVIWYSFGRFFIEGMRTDSLMWGDFRVSQVLSLLLIVLSIGLIIYRRVKMNPPYYMEDKLGKVAKKK; encoded by the coding sequence ATGGGTAATGGTGTTCAGCCACTTGATCCGGTGGCGATTCAAATTGGTAGTATTTCCGTAAAATGGTACGGAGTTATTATCGCTTCAGCTGTTGTAATTGCGTTACTTCTTGCGCTTAGTGAAGCAAATAAACGTAAAATGGACAAAGAAATTATTGTGGATTTACTAATATGGGCGATTCCAATTTCGATTATTAGTGCTCGGATTTATTATGTTATTTTTGAGTGGGATTTTTATAAGAATAATTTAGGCGAAATAGTGAAGATTTGGCATGGTGGAATCGCGATTTATGGTGCGTTAATTGGTGCCGTGCTAACTGCAGTCATTTTCTCGCGGATTAAGAAAATTTCGTTTTGGAAACTTGCGGATGTTGTTGCACCTAGTTTGATTATTGCTCAGGCTATTGGTCGTTGGGGTAATTTTATGAACCAAGAAGCTCATGGGGCGGAAACGACTCGAGCATTTCTTGAGGGCTTACATTTGCCAGAATTTATTATCAACCAGATGTACATAGATGGTGCTTATTATCAGCCGACATTCTTATACGAGAGTTTATGGAATGTTCTTGGTTTTATCGTGTTATTAATTATTCGTCGGACCAAGATACGTAGCGGGGAACTTTTTCTTAGTTATGTAATTTGGTACTCGTTCGGAAGATTCTTTATCGAAGGAATGCGAACAGATAGTTTAATGTGGGGCGACTTTAGAGTTTCACAGGTTTTATCTTTACTGCTAATTGTGTTATCCATTGGTTTAATTATTTATCGTCGCGTGAAAATGAATCCGCCGTATTATATGGAAGATAAATTGGGTAAAGTAGCTAAAAAGAAATAA
- a CDS encoding acyltransferase, translating into MRRLNRFKAPDEKVNTLFQVYKTISFWKVVKNTVVVEFGRFFPWMGGKRNIYRACLGMKIGKKTAIAYKVMPDLFFPEKITIGENSIIGYHTTILTHEYLLSEYHVGEVVIGKNVMVGANVTILPGIEIGDGAIVAAGAVVSKDVPPESFAYGNPLVIKEKAAFE; encoded by the coding sequence TTGAGACGGCTGAATAGGTTTAAGGCGCCGGATGAGAAAGTCAACACGCTTTTCCAGGTTTATAAAACCATTTCTTTTTGGAAAGTCGTAAAGAATACTGTAGTAGTTGAATTTGGACGTTTTTTTCCTTGGATGGGTGGTAAACGTAATATTTACCGTGCTTGTCTTGGAATGAAAATTGGTAAGAAAACTGCTATTGCCTATAAAGTTATGCCGGATTTATTTTTTCCTGAGAAGATTACGATTGGAGAAAATTCTATTATTGGCTATCATACGACAATTTTAACTCATGAATATTTGTTGTCTGAGTATCATGTTGGAGAAGTCGTTATTGGTAAGAATGTGATGGTTGGGGCAAATGTAACCATTCTTCCTGGAATCGAAATAGGAGACGGTGCGATTGTTGCTGCTGGGGCAGTCGTTTCGAAGGATGTTCCGCCAGAAAGTTTTGCATATGGAAATCCTTTAGTAATAAAAGAAAAAGCTGCTTTTGAGTGA